The Solenopsis invicta isolate M01_SB chromosome 12, UNIL_Sinv_3.0, whole genome shotgun sequence genome window below encodes:
- the LOC105198189 gene encoding ataxin-2 homolog, whose product MKLHVLLLTALPMCLAEFSIQGPSDGHRRAQGLKFSEEKGIEYTDASEGGGAGDFTIQGATDGNSNFRIQGATDGHSNFQIQGPSDGGSATYNVEGPIDRYGQPTAIQGAYDANQAYDVNQANAKALQYNDPSGYRVNWRSYDRQARPQAQQQIQYAEQVAAPVSRPAPRQRAHQPRAQPQPQQQQQVAEIAPNYKPYSNAPPQIQQLLQFQQQIPYINIIPEPYRFDEEAAVRAQSQAVREHLQKLAQEAATAPLPEPILASAVKSPRQKSPRPLQERPILEQSSRGHSRSKRQTQQQHRRISQPPAEPQPQYSTNLPNHLRELLKFQAQTPYNIIANQIVYRPDKPYVPQPVQPPQQQQQLLQPQSHSQLQPQPQLQPQSQLLQPQSQLLQPQSQPLQQAQYQGQGGAYQGQASAYTQALVQPSYNQNQQYQNQQLGYNQQQPGVRPVTENQY is encoded by the exons GTTTTATTACTGACGGCACTTCCCATGTGCCTGGCTGAATTCTCAATCCAGGGGCCTAGCGACGGACACCGACGGGCTCAGGGTCTTAAGTTCAGCGAAGAGAAAGGAATCGAATACACAGATGCAAGTG AGGGTGGGGGAGCGGGAGACTTCACTATTCAAGGTGCTACTGATGGTAATAGCAACTTCAGGATCCAAGGTGCTACGGACGGGCACTCGAATTTCCAGATTCAGGGACCTTCGGACGGTGGATCGGCGACTTACAATGTAGAAGGACCGATCGATCGATACGGTCAGCCCACGGCAATCCAGGGAGCTTATGATGCTAATCAAGCTTATGATGTTAATCAAGCTAACGCGAAAGCGCTCCAATACAACGATCCCAGCG GTTACAGGGTAAATTGGAGATCGTACGATCGTCAAGCACGTCCGCAAGCTCAGCAGCAAATACAGTACGCTGAGCAAGTCGCGGCGCCGGTTTCGCGACCCGCGCCCCGACAACGAGCGCATCAACCACGAGCGCAACCGCAAccgcaacagcaacagcaagtTGCGGAAATAGCTCCAAATTACAAGCCGTATTCCAACGCACCGCCGCAGATTCAGCAACTGCTCCAGTTCCAACAGCAAATTCCGTACATCAATATAATTCCAGAACCTTACAG ATTCGACGAAGAGGCTGCGGTACGAGCTCAATCGCAAGCAGTCCGGGAACACCTTCAAAAGTTGGCACAAGAGGCTGCAACCGCGCCCTTACCTGAGCCTATACTCGCGTCTGCAGTCAAAAGTCCTCGTCAAAAGTCCCCGCGGCCACTTCAGGAGCGTCCAATCCTGGAGCAATCGTCACGCGGCCACTCTAGAAGCAAACGTCAGACTCAGCAGCAACATCGCAGGATATCTCAGCCGCCGGCGGAGCCACAGCCTCAGTATTCGACTAATCTGCCTAATCATTTGCGCGAATTGCTGAAATTCCAGGCGCAAACGCCGTACAACATCATCGCTAACCAGATCGTGTACCGTCCAGACAAGCCGTACGTTCCACAACCCGTGCAGCCGccacaacagcagcagcagctacTGCAGCCGCAGTCTCACTCTCAACTTCAGCCTCAGCCTCAACTTCAGCCTCAATCTCAGCTGCTTCAGCCTCAATCTCAGCTGCTTCAGCCTCAATCTCAGCCGCTACAACAAGCGCAGTATCAAGGTCAGGGTGGCGCTTACCAGGGTCAGGCTAGCGCGTACACGCAGGCTCTTGTACAGCCTTCGTACAATCAAAACCAGCAGTATCAGAATCAGCAGCTCGGCTATAACCAGCAGCAGCCTGGCGTAAGACCCGTAACCGAGAATCAGTACTGA